One genomic window of Cupriavidus oxalaticus includes the following:
- a CDS encoding DUF1488 domain-containing protein, which translates to MPEITFPRSVPTYCAASLTLSCPATVNGSPTQYSVTAEALEAHFGARSPREEDLVAAFTSNRQRIESLAESLFELTQAREIVLRSGHFRFAG; encoded by the coding sequence ATGCCTGAGATCACGTTCCCTCGCAGCGTCCCGACCTACTGCGCAGCCAGCCTCACGCTGTCCTGCCCCGCTACGGTCAATGGCAGTCCGACTCAGTATTCCGTCACCGCGGAAGCCCTTGAGGCCCACTTCGGTGCGCGCTCGCCGCGCGAGGAAGATCTGGTTGCCGCCTTCACCAGTAATCGCCAGCGCATCGAAAGCCTCGCCGAAAGCCTGTTCGAGCTGACCCAGGCGCGCGAGATCGTGCTGCGCAGCGGCCATTTCCGCTTCGCCGGATGA
- the paaD gene encoding 1,2-phenylacetyl-CoA epoxidase subunit PaaD, with the protein MNVTTLPRPANTAADARVAQAWAALEAVPDPEIPVVSIRDLGILRGISADADGTLEVTITPTYSGCPAMSQIAEDIGHALDAAGLAPWRLRTVLAPAWTTDWITPAARERLREFGIAPPGQCGAPATARPLHFVPRAARAGAPDRVACPRCGSVHTQEISRFASTACKALYRCLDCREPFDYFKPY; encoded by the coding sequence ATGAACGTCACCACCCTGCCCCGCCCGGCGAACACTGCCGCCGATGCGCGCGTCGCGCAGGCATGGGCGGCGCTGGAAGCGGTCCCCGACCCGGAGATCCCGGTGGTGTCGATCCGCGACCTCGGCATCCTGCGCGGGATCAGCGCCGATGCCGACGGCACGCTGGAGGTGACCATCACGCCCACCTACTCCGGCTGCCCGGCGATGTCGCAGATCGCCGAGGACATCGGCCATGCGCTCGACGCCGCCGGCCTGGCACCGTGGCGCCTGCGCACCGTGCTGGCGCCGGCGTGGACCACCGACTGGATCACCCCCGCCGCGCGTGAGCGATTGCGCGAATTCGGCATCGCGCCGCCCGGCCAGTGCGGCGCGCCAGCCACGGCGCGACCATTGCACTTCGTCCCGCGTGCCGCGCGCGCCGGCGCCCCGGACCGCGTCGCCTGCCCGCGCTGCGGCAGCGTGCACACGCAGGAAATCTCGCGCTTCGCCTCGACGGCGTGCAAGGCACTGTACCGCTGCCTGGACTGCCGCGAGCCGTTCGATTATTTCAAACCCTACTGA
- a CDS encoding universal stress protein produces the protein MASAAYSKIVVAVDGSNTSGLALAEAIRVAAPGGATVLALYVVDTGTPMFDVGYYDPSQLQKAFEESGQRALQDAAQQLSAAGVPHETRLVTEAPVPGDIGASINEAARQWGADLLVIGTHGRRGVRRLVLGSVAEAVIRQSTTPVLLVRGEAKAD, from the coding sequence ATGGCAAGCGCGGCATACAGCAAGATCGTGGTGGCGGTGGATGGCAGCAACACGTCCGGACTGGCACTGGCCGAAGCCATCCGCGTAGCGGCGCCGGGCGGTGCCACGGTGCTGGCGCTCTATGTCGTCGACACGGGTACGCCGATGTTCGACGTGGGCTACTACGATCCGAGCCAGCTGCAGAAGGCATTCGAGGAAAGCGGCCAACGCGCGCTGCAGGACGCCGCGCAGCAACTGTCAGCGGCCGGCGTGCCGCATGAAACCCGGCTGGTCACCGAGGCGCCGGTGCCCGGCGATATCGGTGCATCGATCAACGAAGCCGCGCGTCAGTGGGGTGCGGACCTGCTGGTAATCGGCACGCACGGGCGGCGGGGTGTGCGCCGGCTGGTGCTGGGCAGCGTGGCGGAAGCGGTGATCCGGCAGTCGACTACGCCGGTGCTGCTGGTGCGCGGCGAAGCCAAGGCCGACTAA
- the kefC gene encoding glutathione-regulated potassium-efflux system protein KefC has protein sequence MNQHDFLIALLVFLVAAVVAVPLARRSGLGAVLGYLLAGAAIGPFALRLVTDVESILHFSEFGVVLMMFVIGLELEPRKLWALRRSIFGYGGAQLAACALVIGGAAALAGASWQVALVAGLGLALSSTAIALATLTERNLFGTPAGAASFGILLFQDIAAIPMIALLPLLAVESAEGAGAGAAGWMAGVKAVAVIGAVVVGGRYLVRPALRFIARTDMREMFTAFALLLVVGIALMMDAVGLSMALGTFLAGVLLADSEYRHALEADLEPFKGLLLGLFFMAVGMSIDFAVLARSPGLVLGLVVAFVVAKTGVLVLLARRFAIARGQRLLFALLISQGGEFAFVVFGVAGGAGLLPRETEALLVLVVALSMVATPLLLLAYDQLVAPRLGRARARPDEAITPQDNPVLIAGFGRFGQIIGRLLYSQGIGVTVLDHDPDQIEFLRQYGFKIFYGDATRLDLLEAAGIARARILVVAIDGMDDSLQLIDRVRERYPELRIYARARHVSHIYQLKDRGVQLFEREMFEGSLRMGRSVLEGLGFDPAEARNVALRFRRHNIQAIDRFYPHYTDQKKLVSLARQARDELEEMFRQDREQRRQREEAEWT, from the coding sequence ATGAACCAGCATGACTTCCTGATTGCGCTGCTGGTGTTCCTGGTTGCGGCGGTGGTGGCGGTGCCGCTGGCGCGGCGCAGCGGCCTGGGCGCCGTGCTGGGCTACCTGCTGGCGGGCGCGGCGATCGGCCCGTTTGCGCTGCGCCTGGTTACCGACGTCGAGTCGATCCTGCATTTCTCCGAGTTCGGCGTGGTGCTGATGATGTTCGTCATCGGCCTGGAACTGGAGCCGCGCAAGCTATGGGCGTTGCGGCGGAGCATCTTCGGCTACGGTGGCGCCCAGCTTGCCGCCTGCGCGCTGGTGATCGGCGGTGCGGCGGCGCTGGCGGGTGCGTCGTGGCAGGTGGCGCTGGTCGCGGGCCTGGGCCTGGCGCTGTCGTCCACCGCGATCGCGCTGGCGACGCTGACCGAGCGCAACCTGTTTGGCACGCCGGCCGGCGCCGCCAGCTTCGGCATCCTGCTGTTCCAGGATATTGCGGCCATCCCGATGATCGCGCTGTTGCCGCTGCTCGCCGTCGAGAGCGCCGAAGGCGCCGGTGCGGGCGCCGCCGGCTGGATGGCCGGCGTGAAGGCGGTGGCGGTGATCGGCGCTGTGGTGGTCGGCGGCCGCTACCTGGTGCGGCCGGCGCTGCGCTTTATCGCGCGCACCGACATGCGCGAGATGTTCACCGCGTTTGCGCTGCTGCTGGTGGTCGGCATCGCGCTGATGATGGACGCGGTCGGGCTGTCGATGGCGCTGGGCACCTTCCTCGCCGGCGTGCTGCTGGCCGATTCGGAATACCGCCATGCGCTGGAGGCCGACCTGGAGCCGTTCAAGGGGCTGCTGCTGGGCCTGTTCTTCATGGCGGTCGGGATGTCGATCGACTTTGCCGTGCTGGCACGCTCGCCGGGGCTGGTGCTCGGCCTGGTGGTTGCCTTCGTTGTGGCCAAGACCGGCGTGCTGGTGCTGCTGGCGCGCAGGTTCGCTATTGCGCGCGGCCAGCGGCTGCTGTTTGCGCTGCTGATCTCGCAGGGCGGCGAGTTCGCCTTCGTGGTGTTCGGTGTCGCCGGCGGCGCGGGCCTGCTGCCGCGCGAGACCGAGGCGTTGCTGGTGCTGGTGGTGGCGCTGTCGATGGTGGCCACGCCGTTGCTGCTGCTCGCCTATGACCAGCTGGTGGCGCCGCGGCTGGGCCGCGCCAGGGCGCGGCCGGACGAGGCCATCACGCCGCAGGACAACCCGGTGCTGATCGCCGGCTTCGGCCGGTTCGGGCAGATCATCGGGCGGCTGCTGTACAGCCAGGGCATCGGCGTCACGGTGCTCGATCACGATCCGGACCAGATCGAGTTCCTGCGCCAGTACGGCTTCAAGATCTTCTATGGCGATGCCACGCGGCTGGACCTGCTGGAAGCCGCCGGTATCGCCCGCGCGCGCATTTTGGTGGTGGCAATCGACGGCATGGACGACAGCCTGCAACTGATCGACCGTGTGCGCGAGCGCTATCCGGAGTTGCGGATCTATGCGCGGGCGCGGCATGTGTCGCATATCTACCAGCTCAAGGACCGCGGCGTGCAATTGTTCGAGCGCGAGATGTTCGAGGGTTCGCTGAGGATGGGACGGAGTGTCCTGGAAGGGCTGGGCTTCGACCCGGCCGAGGCGCGCAACGTGGCGCTGCGCTTCCGGCGGCACAATATCCAGGCGATCGACCGCTTCTACCCGCACTACACCGACCAGAAGAAGCTGGTCTCGCTGGCGCGCCAGGCCCGCGACGAGCTGGAGGAAATGTTCAGGCAAGACCGCGAGCAGCGCCGGCAGCGCGAAGAGGCAGAGTGGACCTGA
- the paaE gene encoding 1,2-phenylacetyl-CoA epoxidase subunit PaaE, with the protein MTPQFHPLRVAQVRPETADTISIAFEVPETLRDAYRFTQGQFLTLKAPVDGKDLRRSYSICSAVQDYDAQGELRVAVKLVEDGLFSSHLHDTIAPGQVIDVMTPDGRFNVPLDPAAARHYVAFAAGSGITPVLSLIRTTLQAEPRSRFTLVYGNRNVDSIIFSEALEDLKNQYLSRFTLYHVLSRQPQEVDLLHGRVDHDRVTAFLRTLIPVDDIDAAFICGPASMIDEAEAALRDAGVDPHRIHAERFGVPLAQARPKPSHAHADHAGTAELVVVLDGKQHSMRLPMEDANVLDTALAAGLDLPYACKGGVCCTCRAKVLEGQVEMEKNYTLEPWEMEKGFVLTCQARALTPRVVVSYDER; encoded by the coding sequence ATGACCCCACAGTTCCACCCGCTGCGCGTGGCGCAGGTGCGCCCCGAGACTGCCGACACCATCTCGATCGCGTTCGAGGTGCCGGAAACGCTGCGCGACGCCTACCGCTTCACCCAGGGCCAGTTCCTGACGCTGAAGGCGCCGGTCGACGGCAAGGACTTGCGGCGCTCGTATTCGATCTGCTCGGCGGTGCAGGACTATGACGCACAAGGCGAGCTGCGCGTGGCGGTGAAGCTGGTCGAGGACGGGCTGTTTTCGTCCCATCTCCACGACACCATCGCACCCGGCCAGGTGATCGACGTGATGACGCCAGATGGCCGCTTCAACGTGCCGCTGGATCCTGCGGCGGCGCGCCACTATGTCGCCTTTGCCGCGGGCAGCGGCATCACGCCGGTGCTGTCGCTGATCCGCACCACGCTGCAGGCCGAGCCGCGCAGCCGCTTCACGCTGGTCTACGGCAACCGCAATGTCGACAGCATCATCTTTTCCGAGGCACTGGAAGACCTGAAAAACCAGTACCTGTCGCGCTTCACGCTGTACCACGTGCTGTCGCGCCAGCCGCAGGAGGTCGACCTGCTGCACGGCCGGGTTGACCACGACCGCGTCACCGCCTTCCTGCGGACCCTGATCCCGGTGGACGACATCGATGCGGCCTTCATCTGCGGGCCTGCGTCGATGATCGACGAAGCCGAGGCGGCGCTGCGCGACGCTGGCGTGGATCCGCACCGTATCCACGCCGAGCGCTTCGGCGTGCCGCTCGCGCAGGCCAGGCCCAAGCCGTCGCACGCGCATGCCGACCATGCGGGCACCGCCGAGCTGGTGGTCGTGCTCGACGGCAAGCAGCACAGCATGCGCCTGCCGATGGAAGACGCCAACGTGCTCGATACCGCGCTGGCCGCCGGGCTCGACCTGCCGTACGCCTGCAAGGGCGGCGTCTGTTGCACCTGCCGCGCCAAGGTGCTGGAAGGCCAGGTCGAGATGGAGAAGAACTACACGCTCGAGCCGTGGGAGATGGAAAAGGGCTTCGTGCTCACCTGCCAGGCGCGCGCGCTGACGCCGCGGGTAGTGGTCAGCTACGACGAGCGCTGA
- a CDS encoding DUF1835 domain-containing protein, with product MQYIHVVNGDVAGTTLRQALAQAARPDPVVVLRDDLAVGPLADIDSTGLIRSGFWQRVAPHTDIDFAAEMRQALDQLQRLRQDELEIAIWHGQSAADQLMLRRVVFHLYQAPQRINEVAMDLRELEMPAQGNLAAIGMYSPARLARRFSTIAPVSVLRLGRLGYEWQQNVKENADVRLWKGNTLVPAAYHTIDDIIMDRAPAEWTPAVQVVGSVMGAIEGLLASDWFVFWRCRELIASGLMVLRGNSDSLETCELRRRAGGSGE from the coding sequence ATGCAATATATCCACGTCGTCAACGGTGATGTAGCAGGCACGACCCTGCGCCAGGCGCTGGCGCAGGCCGCGCGGCCGGACCCTGTCGTGGTGCTGCGCGACGACCTGGCAGTGGGGCCTCTGGCCGACATCGACAGCACCGGGCTGATCCGTTCCGGCTTCTGGCAGCGGGTCGCCCCGCACACCGACATCGATTTCGCCGCCGAGATGCGCCAGGCGCTGGACCAGCTACAGCGGCTGCGCCAGGACGAACTGGAAATAGCCATCTGGCACGGCCAGAGCGCGGCCGACCAGCTGATGCTGCGCCGGGTTGTGTTCCACCTGTATCAGGCGCCGCAACGGATCAATGAAGTCGCGATGGACCTGCGCGAGCTGGAGATGCCCGCGCAAGGCAACCTGGCCGCCATCGGCATGTATTCACCGGCGCGGCTGGCGCGGCGCTTCTCCACCATCGCGCCGGTTTCGGTGCTTCGGCTGGGACGGCTCGGCTACGAGTGGCAGCAGAACGTCAAGGAGAACGCCGACGTCCGCCTGTGGAAGGGCAATACGCTGGTTCCGGCCGCCTACCACACCATCGACGACATCATCATGGATCGCGCGCCGGCGGAATGGACCCCCGCGGTGCAGGTGGTGGGCAGCGTGATGGGCGCGATCGAAGGCCTGCTGGCCAGCGACTGGTTCGTGTTCTGGCGCTGCCGCGAGCTGATCGCCTCGGGCCTGATGGTGCTGCGCGGCAACTCCGATTCGCTCGAGACCTGCGAGCTGCGCCGCCGCGCCGGCGGCAGTGGCGAGTAA
- the paaC gene encoding 1,2-phenylacetyl-CoA epoxidase subunit PaaC, protein MTASPQPASLDHLPPARTAALRYVLRLADNALVLGQRNAEWCGHGPVLEEDIALANISLDLIGQARLLYGRAGELEGELTGLPRHEDDYAYWRAERDFRNWTLAELPHRGPLAGTAAAERDYAVTIMRNFLYSALMVELWQALKSSSDAQLAAIAAKSVKEASYHLHHAAGWVVRLGDGTEASHARMQRALDHLLPYMNECFADDPVETEAAAQGIGVVTASLRTAWDATVAETLQAATLALPPASSFVSTGKLGVHSEHMSYLLGEMQGLARAHPGAQW, encoded by the coding sequence ATGACCGCGTCCCCGCAACCCGCTTCCCTGGATCACTTGCCGCCGGCCCGCACCGCCGCGCTGCGCTATGTGCTGCGCCTGGCCGACAACGCGCTGGTGCTCGGCCAGCGCAATGCCGAATGGTGCGGCCACGGCCCCGTGCTGGAAGAAGACATTGCGCTGGCCAACATCAGCCTCGACCTGATCGGCCAGGCACGCCTGCTGTACGGGCGCGCCGGCGAACTGGAAGGCGAGCTGACCGGCCTGCCACGGCATGAAGACGACTATGCCTACTGGCGCGCCGAGCGCGACTTCCGCAACTGGACGCTGGCGGAACTGCCCCACCGCGGCCCGCTGGCCGGCACCGCCGCCGCGGAACGCGACTACGCGGTCACCATCATGCGCAACTTCCTGTACAGCGCGCTGATGGTCGAGCTGTGGCAAGCGCTGAAGTCCAGCAGCGATGCGCAGCTCGCCGCCATCGCCGCCAAGTCGGTCAAGGAGGCGAGCTACCACCTGCACCATGCCGCCGGCTGGGTGGTGCGCCTGGGCGACGGCACCGAAGCGTCGCATGCCCGCATGCAGCGGGCCCTGGACCACCTGCTGCCCTATATGAATGAGTGCTTTGCCGATGACCCGGTGGAAACCGAAGCCGCTGCGCAGGGCATTGGCGTCGTCACCGCTTCGCTGCGAACTGCGTGGGACGCGACCGTCGCCGAAACCCTGCAAGCCGCCACGCTGGCGCTGCCGCCGGCGAGCAGCTTTGTCTCCACCGGCAAACTCGGCGTGCATTCTGAACACATGAGCTACCTGCTGGGCGAGATGCAAGGGCTGGCGCGGGCCCATCCGGGCGCGCAATGGTAA
- the paaB gene encoding 1,2-phenylacetyl-CoA epoxidase subunit PaaB: MNRKEWPLWEVFVRSKQGLEHKHCGSLHAADAQQALHMARDVYTRRQEGVSIWVVPSAAITASVPEEKPELFDPMADKIYRHPTFYQLPDEVNHM, from the coding sequence ATGAACCGCAAGGAATGGCCGCTGTGGGAGGTGTTCGTGCGCAGCAAGCAAGGCCTGGAGCACAAACACTGCGGCAGCCTGCACGCCGCCGACGCGCAGCAGGCGCTGCACATGGCGCGCGATGTCTACACGCGGCGCCAGGAAGGCGTGTCGATCTGGGTAGTGCCGTCCGCCGCCATCACGGCGAGCGTGCCGGAGGAAAAGCCGGAACTGTTCGACCCCATGGCCGACAAGATCTACCGGCACCCGACGTTCTACCAGCTGCCCGACGAAGTCAACCATATGTAA
- the paaA gene encoding 1,2-phenylacetyl-CoA epoxidase subunit PaaA, giving the protein MYTQSLDVPGQADSAQIAAPQDPQDDEVRQAAFDARVSADGKIEPQDWMPAAYRKTLVRQISQHAHSEIVGMLPEGNWISRAPSLKRKAILLAKVQDEGGHGLYLYSAAETLDASRDELVDALHSGKAKYSSIFNYPTLTWADVGVIGWLVDGAAIMNQIPLCRCSYGPYARAMIRICKEESFHQRQGFDALLAMMRGTDAQREMVQDAVNRWWFPVLMMFGPPDAASTNSAQTMAWGIKRISNDDLRQKFVDATVEQARVLGVTLPDPGLQWNAERAHYDCSPLDWDEFWRVINGDGPCNRERLATRVKAHEDGAWVREAALAHAAKQAEREAGERRAAA; this is encoded by the coding sequence ATGTACACCCAAAGCCTGGACGTTCCCGGCCAAGCTGACTCCGCCCAGATCGCTGCCCCTCAGGACCCTCAGGACGATGAGGTCCGCCAGGCCGCTTTTGACGCGCGCGTGTCCGCCGACGGCAAGATCGAGCCGCAGGACTGGATGCCGGCGGCCTACCGCAAGACACTGGTGCGGCAGATTTCCCAGCACGCGCATTCCGAGATTGTCGGCATGCTGCCCGAGGGCAACTGGATCAGCCGCGCACCGTCACTCAAGCGCAAGGCGATCCTGCTGGCCAAGGTGCAGGACGAAGGCGGCCACGGCCTGTACCTCTACTCCGCGGCCGAAACGCTGGATGCTTCGCGCGACGAGCTGGTCGACGCGCTGCACAGCGGCAAGGCCAAGTACTCGTCCATCTTCAACTACCCGACGCTGACCTGGGCCGACGTGGGCGTGATCGGCTGGCTGGTGGACGGCGCGGCGATCATGAACCAGATCCCGCTGTGCCGCTGCTCGTATGGCCCGTATGCGCGCGCCATGATCCGCATCTGCAAGGAAGAGTCGTTTCACCAACGCCAGGGATTCGACGCGCTGCTGGCGATGATGCGCGGCACCGACGCCCAGCGCGAGATGGTGCAGGACGCGGTCAACCGCTGGTGGTTCCCGGTGCTGATGATGTTCGGCCCGCCCGATGCGGCCTCGACCAACAGCGCGCAGACCATGGCCTGGGGCATCAAGCGCATCTCGAATGACGACCTGCGCCAGAAGTTCGTCGATGCCACGGTGGAACAGGCGCGGGTACTGGGCGTGACCCTGCCCGACCCGGGACTGCAATGGAACGCCGAGCGCGCCCACTATGACTGCAGCCCGCTGGATTGGGACGAGTTCTGGCGCGTGATCAACGGCGACGGCCCCTGCAACCGGGAGCGCCTGGCCACACGCGTCAAGGCGCACGAGGACGGCGCCTGGGTCCGCGAAGCCGCACTGGCCCACGCGGCCAAGCAGGCCGAGCGCGAAGCGGGCGAGCGCCGCGCGGCTGCCTGA
- a CDS encoding TetR/AcrR family transcriptional regulator: MARTKAPDFEAQREQILDLAAAAFANSSYPSTSMADLAAACGTSKARLYHYYESKEAILFDLLDRYTRRLMLLVTEVEADAERHARTDKDAFANLIRAFLAEYETSQTRHIALINDVKFLAEGQRDVILGRERDVVAAFSRLLRRAYPERVTRDNQTALTMTVFGMINWTFTWLKPGGRLSYADFAETVLDLLEGGLPGRAAAIR, translated from the coding sequence ATGGCCCGTACCAAGGCACCCGATTTCGAGGCGCAGCGCGAACAGATCCTGGACCTGGCCGCGGCTGCCTTCGCCAACAGCAGCTACCCCAGCACCTCGATGGCCGACCTGGCCGCCGCCTGCGGCACGTCCAAGGCGCGCCTCTACCACTATTACGAGAGCAAGGAAGCGATCCTGTTCGACCTGCTGGACCGCTACACGCGGCGGCTGATGCTGCTGGTCACCGAGGTCGAAGCCGACGCCGAGCGCCACGCACGCACCGACAAGGACGCGTTTGCCAACCTGATCCGCGCCTTCCTGGCCGAGTACGAAACCTCGCAGACCCGCCATATCGCGCTGATCAACGACGTCAAGTTCCTCGCCGAAGGCCAGCGCGACGTGATCCTCGGCCGCGAGCGCGATGTGGTGGCGGCCTTCTCGCGCCTGCTGCGCCGGGCCTACCCGGAGCGTGTCACGCGCGATAACCAGACCGCGCTGACCATGACCGTGTTCGGCATGATCAACTGGACCTTCACCTGGCTCAAGCCGGGCGGACGGCTTTCGTACGCCGACTTTGCCGAGACGGTGCTCGACCTCCTCGAAGGCGGGCTGCCGGGCCGCGCCGCCGCGATCCGCTGA
- a CDS encoding nucleoside recognition domain-containing protein: MALNVVWLGFFLVSFVAACFRLASGDLAVFPAMLSSLFDSARTAFEIALGLAGVMSLWLGIMRIGERAGVVDAFARLVNPLLRHFFPGVPQGHPAQGAMMMNVSANLLGLDNAATPLGLNAMRELQTLNRRPDVATDAQIMFIVLNTAGLTLIPTSVIAIRQAIAVKQGLVGFNAADIFLPTLLATGGSCLAGLLAVAWVQRLNLLRPAVLAAFGMAAAALGGMFAWLKHAPPGQVGSVTALAGAGVILSLITLFLACGALRRVNVYEAFIDGAKEGFGVAVQIIPYLVAILVAIGLFRATGCMDVLMGWLTLGFAHLGINTDFVPALPVGLMKILSGAGARGLMVDVMTTYGVDSFQGRLAAIIQGSTETTFYVLAVYFGSINVRNTRHALGCALVADAAGIFCAVGAAYLFR; encoded by the coding sequence ATGGCCCTGAACGTTGTCTGGCTCGGTTTTTTTCTGGTTTCCTTTGTCGCCGCATGCTTCCGCCTCGCCAGCGGCGACCTGGCCGTCTTCCCCGCCATGCTGTCGAGCCTGTTCGACAGCGCCCGCACAGCCTTCGAAATTGCACTAGGGCTGGCGGGCGTGATGAGCCTGTGGCTGGGCATCATGCGCATCGGCGAACGCGCCGGAGTCGTCGACGCCTTTGCCCGGCTGGTGAACCCGTTGTTGCGACATTTCTTTCCCGGCGTGCCGCAGGGCCATCCGGCGCAAGGCGCCATGATGATGAACGTGTCGGCCAACCTGCTGGGCCTGGATAACGCCGCGACGCCTCTCGGGCTGAATGCGATGCGCGAGCTGCAGACGCTGAACCGTCGCCCGGACGTGGCCACCGATGCGCAGATCATGTTCATCGTGCTGAATACGGCCGGGCTGACTTTGATCCCGACCTCGGTCATCGCGATCCGACAGGCAATCGCCGTCAAGCAGGGGCTGGTGGGCTTCAATGCGGCAGATATTTTCCTGCCGACGCTGCTGGCTACCGGTGGCTCGTGCCTTGCCGGCCTGCTGGCTGTCGCCTGGGTACAGCGGCTCAATCTGCTGCGGCCCGCGGTGCTGGCCGCATTCGGCATGGCTGCCGCGGCGCTCGGCGGCATGTTCGCCTGGCTGAAGCATGCGCCGCCCGGGCAGGTCGGCAGCGTGACGGCATTGGCGGGCGCGGGCGTCATCCTGTCGCTTATCACGCTGTTCCTGGCCTGCGGTGCCCTGCGGCGGGTCAACGTCTACGAAGCCTTTATCGATGGCGCCAAGGAAGGCTTCGGCGTGGCCGTGCAGATCATTCCTTATCTTGTCGCCATCCTGGTTGCGATCGGCTTGTTCCGGGCGACCGGGTGCATGGACGTGCTGATGGGCTGGCTGACGCTGGGCTTTGCGCATCTCGGCATCAATACCGATTTTGTCCCGGCCCTGCCGGTGGGCCTGATGAAGATCCTGTCAGGCGCCGGTGCGCGCGGGTTGATGGTCGATGTGATGACGACTTATGGGGTCGACTCGTTCCAGGGTCGCCTTGCGGCCATCATTCAGGGGTCGACGGAAACTACTTTCTATGTGTTGGCGGTCTACTTCGGCAGCATCAATGTGCGAAATACGCGGCACGCGCTGGGCTGCGCCCTGGTTGCAGATGCTGCCGGTATTTTTTGTGCTGTTGGCGCCGCTTATCTATTCCGCTAG
- a CDS encoding DUF488 domain-containing protein, producing the protein MTIRIVRLGTPRAADEGLRIGTVRRPPRGVPKSEFASRDYYDVWYPDLSPTPELVAQAQGAADDKAWRAFVRHFRKEMAEPERSRTLDLLAALSHQTNFSLGCYCEDEAHCHRSVLRELLAERGAKIG; encoded by the coding sequence ATGACCATCCGAATCGTAAGACTGGGAACGCCACGCGCAGCTGACGAAGGACTGCGTATCGGTACTGTGCGGCGGCCGCCACGCGGCGTGCCCAAGTCCGAGTTCGCCAGCCGTGACTACTACGACGTCTGGTACCCCGACCTGTCCCCTACCCCAGAACTGGTTGCGCAGGCGCAGGGCGCGGCTGACGACAAGGCATGGCGAGCATTCGTCCGGCATTTCCGCAAGGAAATGGCCGAGCCGGAGCGCAGCCGCACGCTCGACCTGCTGGCTGCGCTGTCGCACCAGACCAATTTCTCACTTGGCTGCTATTGCGAAGACGAAGCGCACTGCCACAGGTCGGTGCTGCGCGAACTGCTGGCCGAGCGCGGCGCCAAGATCGGTTGA
- a CDS encoding NAD(P)H-dependent oxidoreductase: MTESPIAVIYAHPTPSRSRVNRPLADALASLPQVQVRDLYRSYVDYDIDVVAEQRVLAVADTVVLQFPVRWYSVPALLKLWLDEVLEHGWAYGPGGTALRGKSMLAVVSTGGSADAYGPDGNHGHPISEFLLPLEQTALLCGMNWLPPVVLHDADNADAQALADHIAHVCGRLGADAMPAEVRA; encoded by the coding sequence ATGACCGAGTCTCCCATTGCAGTGATCTACGCGCATCCCACGCCCAGCCGATCGCGCGTCAACCGGCCGCTGGCCGACGCCCTGGCCTCATTGCCGCAGGTACAGGTACGCGATCTTTACCGTTCCTATGTCGATTACGACATCGATGTCGTCGCCGAGCAGCGCGTGCTGGCGGTCGCGGACACCGTCGTGTTGCAGTTTCCGGTGCGCTGGTACAGCGTCCCCGCGTTGCTAAAGCTATGGCTGGATGAGGTGCTAGAGCACGGGTGGGCCTACGGCCCAGGCGGCACGGCACTGCGCGGCAAGTCGATGCTGGCGGTGGTCAGTACCGGCGGCAGCGCCGATGCCTACGGCCCCGACGGCAACCATGGCCATCCGATCAGTGAATTCCTGTTGCCGCTGGAGCAGACCGCGCTCCTGTGCGGCATGAACTGGCTGCCGCCGGTGGTGCTGCATGACGCCGACAACGCCGATGCGCAGGCGCTGGCCGACCATATTGCGCACGTCTGCGGGCGCCTGGGTGCCGACGCCATGCCCGCGGAGGTGCGCGCATGA